AGAGCCCATGCCTGCAGCAGCAGCGGCTGCTTCATTTCCTGCATGACCTGCCCCCACTACGATCACATCGTATTCTTGGAACATATAATGTAAAATTTAAAAACGTTTCACGTGGAACACTGTAGGATTATTGAAAATCCCGGAAGTACAAATCTAAGTATTTGTCTTCCATCATCCTCATGGTAATTTTAGAATTATCATCTTTATCATCATAACCAATGAGATGAAGAACGCCATGAATAATAACCCTTAACAACTCGCGCTTAAAAGTAGTTTGTTGAAGCTGAGCATTTTCCCGAACTCGTTCAATACTGATAAATATATCGCCTTCTAAAGCAGAAGATTCGCTGTTATCAAAAGTTATAATGTCAGTGTAGTAATCGTGGTGTAGGTAGGATTTGTTAATTTCTAATAGATAAGCATCAGAGCAAAAAACAAAGTTGAGGTTGTCAACTTTAAGATTTGCTTGATTAGTGGTAATAGTAATCCACTCAGAAATATTTAGAGGTAGTGAGGAAAGGTTGAATTCTATGTCTTCAGTAAAAAAATTGACCAATGCTGATTCTAATTAATGTAAAAGATGAGTTCTACTACCTGACCATTATTTAAAAAGTTTACCTCGTCACATAAATGTTTCATAAGAAAAATTCCTCTACCGCCTGGTGTTTCTAAATTTTCTGGTGAGGTAGGATCAGGAAGATTGTCATAATCAAAGCCTTCTCCCTCATCCTTGATAGTAAAACGAATAGCATCATCTAAAAGCACTAAAGAAAGTTGGACATTCTTCTTTGCATCCCCTCCATTACCGTGTCGTATAGCATTATGAACAGATTCTGTAACAGCAATCATAATGTTACCATAAATGTCATCATTAAGATTAAAACGCTCTTTTGCATTATCAATAAAGCTCTCAATCATTCTGATGTTCTCCGATAAAGAGGGGATTTCAATGTTTATAGAGTTCATTCTTTAATTAGTATTATTATTTAACCTCTGAAAATACTTATTAGCTTCGTTTTTATAATACGGATTTAATTTAATAGGGACTGTCTTCAATAGCTCAATTTCCTGTTTTTTTGTTTTGATATATTCTTCAAAGCTTTCTGTAGTTCGGCGTTCATAATCATCCTTTGCAGTTTCTCCTTTTCGCTTCTTATCTAACTCTTGCTCACGCATTGATTTTTCTACTTCCAAAAGACGAGTCATAATTTCTTTTTGTCTTTCTATCATCTCGGAAGTTAACTTTTTATTAACTAGATCTGTTTCTGTCTCTTCCATTTTCTTAGAAAGCTGATCGCCTGCTCCACCTGCACCCTCTTCATTAGAGTCATTCATTTCCTGCATGATTTTTCTAATTTTCTCTTGCTCAGCAGCTAATTTAGCAAGTTCTTCAGAAAGTGCCCTACCAGATTTACCACTTTTCTTAAGCTGGTCTATCTTTTGGTTAAGCTGCTTTTGAAGTTCGCTCATACTCATGTTCTGCTGCGATTGTCCTGGCTTTTTCTGTGGATTACCCATAGCATCAGCCATTTGTTGTTGCATCTGCGCCAGTACATCGTTAAGTAAGAGCGCTAAGTTATTCATAGATGTCATCGTGAACTGTTGCTTGCTTATGGCTTTATATTGTTGCCTTTCCTTCAAGGCTTCCATGCTTTCATCCATATATTGATTCATATCTTTTACTTCGCGGGTGATAAACGACTGAATCTGAAACACTCGCTCTGCAAGCGATAAAAGACTGTCTTCTATAATTTGAGCATCATCGCGAATCTTAAGTTGATTTTGCGATAGCTCAATAAAGCGAGGGTCGTTTTGCTTAACATCACGAAACGACTTCATGATATCTTCCTGATCAAAAGATAAAGTGATTAAATTGTCTAAAATGTTTCTCAGATTATCCATGTTCTCTTGTAGCATTTCCATCTCCATGCT
This window of the Porifericola rhodea genome carries:
- the ybeY gene encoding rRNA maturation RNase YbeY, with the translated sequence MVNFFTEDIEFNLSSLPLNISEWITITTNQANLKVDNLNFVFCSDAYLLEINKSYLHHDYYTDIITFDNSESSALEGDIFISIERVRENAQLQQTTFKRELLRVIIHGVLHLIGYDDKDDNSKITMRMMEDKYLDLYFRDFQ
- a CDS encoding ATP-binding protein; translated protein: MNSINIEIPSLSENIRMIESFIDNAKERFNLNDDIYGNIMIAVTESVHNAIRHGNGGDAKKNVQLSLVLLDDAIRFTIKDEGEGFDYDNLPDPTSPENLETPGGRGIFLMKHLCDEVNFLNNGQVVELIFYIN